The proteins below come from a single Mya arenaria isolate MELC-2E11 chromosome 6, ASM2691426v1 genomic window:
- the LOC128238669 gene encoding uncharacterized protein LOC128238669, whose protein sequence is MADKNFLSIDAALKNAHQSSCEEVRPVRLFSNISYHLRNTGNGQSRNFLTFEQLETNISTSEQPDNIEHPGHVPSANLRSDSSPDFNNPCTKVKEEINDVGDHVLVEQLDTTPGELGTVHGDLHTHTFSSLAIRVKVEENDGNDNNGSTAQESNSIISDIDIKPNITDSDLLGFNQNSEIDIKPELKDFLEINQEPAIDRKSDLHDLHILNQETYRETSAIDYLNHRREFDTGCTEAQFTLGLARNLNAESLDDSRDIVLESGTQTSTTLSISSGTHNTTYLVGQSISSAKKGNSISLGNTCKTETWQSGVKSANVRESSHEHLHCIDSQCKPDMVKHTESLSRLSAHISQIQKIESGKNRTWEFTNQNAIQGTLENGTSKNCSKETLNLLRKRVLAALKPDIQVSVSPSDSCEDTVKSEQAPLALNDLLHENEPARVPGPSIYLHSLPARVSTSLTKLCSAANTSYLTEKSLPVSGQVAIGFSNVESCAQTATSNVLNVSSSSSSYIPLSVMSIIKNAVPNASPANVACRNGPLHTSHPCSTRFNDLLTPSYASPQNLQRPKLLGYLLPNTSSTASTLAKHGMSKTVNQVTHSPLTVIRCVNPLSALSTGSRSLPSDSIDGNGKIQSNEVCSVASSKPTLPDSHSLTRSQISSVRSPDIGKMLVEKEVSFKSPLTDVNRAVVPVSPSTNSNVKTTTRLRKKCHGPSLHNSADNCSQKEHSVKILPLKYANTNAVNYDIFRSRLYPKRGSKSLKHKLNSSQISPEDELLLNVCVSDKVEIGFDWYYDVSGVPQKGKVCLIDGFQKPDVLSELEIRLSISEFQYVCSEMVYPVVLYPPLTSLYSMPHRNWFLVTEDKHAILLKKEIRAGSSHWLKVAKFIKYAEQEILVSCPGKEVDFTNQEHLLEPVLVFERREDIDINGGYRYKLHAASVKMSDFLREHWTELSEEGIKRTMCPQVVNARGKDVSFLLVFIPVDRWHRPLVKGCCFTHKGCTNVYIVFVPFFSLFNCYSIVVKTFAVLCMIENVGAVTRVMDEKNVTAEDTLLVGDEEDGLIIENQSDRAFGLDKLSMNKCLDSTCTVETLASLKQRFFAAHNRDIPVKRGQHSQVDISVNECAFSGSKTDDSIAKGSSTKKISSENTKEIVVKSTTVRESSQEPNLHCLNSQTKKNLVKRTESWTRRSLVISQTHDNASSGKNVHLEFTNQNDITETFDGFEIFRPRTLFSSDLQTIGNGLNTTQNKLLNGCASEKDELALDWFYAVSKTPQKSHVLTVDTLYVMPELIDTAPNSEFRYVFSEILYPVAQVSPWTLLHRIYHRSWSLVTGNKHENSLKQMIRSMSCKWAFDFIKFGENKVMVTPSKSPNGLVEFPSKEQLIEPLLIVERRQDKDMIGGYRYNLHVASVKTSDFVREQWEKLPEGGEKRTFCPQVVDARGRDGIILLVFLPVDKHQRPLVKECIFMQRSCYKVFFVLVPVFSVFSGYPVVVKTYAILRMIEQICAVTRAMDMNFFAADSTMVKCVKGVEYSDSDPNKLTGSIEPVYFSNAINSDVQMSVVTDTDDAIISGDKSASVACNETTGTRFTVADCVKKLIRMKCQGKLKTPFDLQGEMHELQSGKKRQGESSDTARKKARTGSDSD, encoded by the coding sequence ATGGCTGACAAGAATTTTTTAAGCATTGATGCCGCTTTAAAAAATGCACATCAGTCATCGTGTGAAGAAGTCAGGCCTGTTCgtctattttcaaatatatcctACCATTTAAGAAACACAGGCAACGGGCAGAGTCGGAACTTTCTTACATTTGAGCAATTGGAAACGAATATTTCTACTTCAGAGCAACCAGATAACATTGAACATCCTGGACATGTTCCAAGTGCAAATTTAAGAAGTGACAGCTCACCAGATTTTAATAATCCTTGTACAAAAGTAAAGGAAGAAATTAATGATGTGGGCGATCATGTTCTCGTTGAACAGCTTGATACTACGCCAGGTGAGCTTGGAACTGTACATGGAGATTTACACACACATACCTTTAGCAGTCTTGCTATAAGAGTGAAAGTAGAAGAAAATGATGGAAATGATAATAATGGTAGCACTGCTCAAGAAAGTAATTCTATTATCTCTGATATTGATATCAAACCGAACATCACTGATTCTGACCTGCTTGGATTCAATCAAAATTCGGAGATTGATATCAAACCCGAATTAAAGGACTTCCTTGAAATTAATCAGGAACCAGCTATTGATAGAAAATCAGATTTGCATGACTTGCATATACTTAATCAAGAAACATACAGAGAAACTAGCGCTATTGATTATTTGAATCATAGGCGAGAGTTTGATACAGGTTGTACAGAAGCCCAATTTACTCTTGGACTAGCTAGAAACCTTAATGCCGAATCACTAGATGATAGTCGTGATATTGTTTTAGAGTCTGGTACACAAACTTCAACCACACTGTCAATAAGTTCAGGTACACACAATACCACTTACTTGGTTGGACAAAGCATTTCTTCCGCTAAAAAAGGAAACTCAATCTCATTGGGAAATACATGTAAAACGGAAACGTGGCAAAGTGGCGTGAAAAGTGCAAATGTTCGAGAATCATCACACGAACATTTACATTGCATTGATAGTCAATGTAAACCTGATATGGTTAAACACACAGAAAGCTTGTCAAGGCTTTCAGCACATATTTCTCAAATACAGAAAATTGAAAGTGGTAAAAACCGTACTTGGGAATTCACCAATCAAAACGCCATACAAGGTACTTTGGAAAATGGCACATCCAAAAATTGCTCAAAAGAAACGCTTAATTTGCTCAGAAAACGGGTTTTAGCGGCGTTAAAGCCTGATATACAAGTAAGTGTCAGTCCATCGGATTCATGCGAAGACACTGTAAAATCAGAGCAAGCACCTCTTGCCTTAAATGATCTGCTCCATGAAAATGAGCCAGCAAGAGTCCCAGGTCCATCGATATATTTACATTCGTTACCGGCTCGAGTTTCCACATCCCTTACAAAGCTATGTTCCGCAGCGAACACCAGCTATCTAACTGAAAAATCATTGCCAGTCTCCGGTCAAGTTGCAATTGGGTTTAGTAATGTAGAAAGTTGTGCACAAACTGCCACCtctaatgttttaaatgtgtccTCTTCATCATCAAGTTACATTCCACTATCTGTTATGTCTATCATAAAGAATGCCGTGCCTAATGCATCACCAGCAAACGTTGCTTGTAGAAACGGCCCTTTACATACCAGTCATCCATGCAGCACACGCTTTAATGATCTATTAACCCCGAGTTATGCGTCACCACAAAACCTTCAGAGACCAAAACTGTTGGGATATTTACTACCCAATACAAGCAGTACTGCAAGTACGTTAGCGAAACATGGTATGTCAAAAACTGTCAATCAAGTGACACACTCACCATTGACTGTCATACGATGTGTAAATCCATTATCGGCTTTATCTACAGGAAGCAGAAGTTTACCATCGGATTCAATTGATGGAAATGGAAAAATCCAATCCAATGAGGTTTGTTCTGTAGCCAGCTCCAAGCCTACTTTACCTGACAGTCATAGTTTAACACGATCACAAATCTCCAGTGTTAGAAGTCCGGACATAGGTAAAATGTTGGTAGAAaaagaagtatcttttaaaagtCCGTTGACGGATGTCAATCGAGCAGTTGTCCCAGTATCACCATCTACCAATAGCAATGTTAAAACTACAACTCGCCTGAGAAAAAAGTGTCATGGCCCATCGTTGCACAACTCTGCCGACAATTGTTCACAGAAAGAACACAGTGTTAAAATTCTGCCTTTAAAATATGCTAATACAAATGCTGTGAACTATGACATTTTTCGCTCACGTCTGTATCCAAAACGTGGTAGCAAGTCATTGAAACATAAATTAAACTCTTCCCAAATTTCCCCTGAAGATGAGTTACTATTAAATGTGTGTGTAAGTGATAAGGTTGAGATAGGTTTTGATTGGTACTATGACGTATCGGGTGTACCACAAAAGggaaaagtttgtttaattgatgGATTTCAAAAACCTGATGTTCTGTCTGAATTGGAAATCAGGTTGTCTATCTCGGAGTTCCAGTATGTTTGCTCGGAAATGGTATACCCAGTAGTTCTTTACCCACCTTTGACATCGCTATATAGTATGCCTCATCGGAATTGGTTTCTAGTGACAGAAGATAAACatgcaattttattgaaaaaggaaATAAGAGCAGGATCCAGCCATTGGTTGAAAGTGGCCAAGTTCATAAAGTACGCTGAACAGGAAATACTGGTCAGTTGTCCTGGCAAAGAAGTCGACTTTACAAATCAGGAACATTTGTTGGAGCCAGTACTTGTTTTTGAACGTAGAGAAGATATAGATATCAATGGTGGATATAGGTACAAATTGCATGCCGCATCAGTAAAGATGAGTGATTTTTTACGGGAACATTGGACAGAATTATCCGAAGAGGGAATAAAGAGAACGATGTGTCCCCAAGTTGTCAACGCTCGAGGAAAAGATGTCTCTTTTCTGTTAGTATTTATTCCGGTTGATAGATGGCATAGGCCATTGGTAAAAGGTTGCTGCTTTACGCATAAGGGGTGTACTAATGTTTATATCGTATTTGTTCCATTTTTCAGTTTGTTCAATTGCTATTCAATTGTTGTGAAAACCTTTGCCGTTCTTTGTATGATTGAAAATGTTGGAGCCGTTACCAGAGTGAtggatgaaaaaaatgtaacagCAGAAGACACACTTTTGGTAGGAGATGAGGAAGATGGATTGATTATTGAGAATCAAAGTGACCGAGCATTCGGTCTTGATAAATTAAGTATGAACAAATGTTTAGACAGCACTTGCACAGTAGAAACGCTTGCATCGCTCAAACAAAGGTTTTTTGCGGCGCATAATCGTGATATACCAGTAAAAAGGGGTCAACATTCTCAAGTCGATATATCTGTTAATGAATGTGCATTTTCTGGATCAAAGACAGACGACAGTATCGCTAAAGGCAGCAGTACGAAGAAAATTTCGTCAGAAAATACAAAGGAAATTGTCGTGAAAAGTACAACTGTTCGAGAATCATCACAGGAACCAAATTTACATTGTCTTAATAGCCAAACAAAAAAGAATCTGGTTAAACGAACGGAAAGCTGGACAAGGCGTTCATTAGTTATATCTCAAACACATGACAATGCAAGCAGTGGTAAAAACGTACATTTGGAATTCACCAATCAAAACGACATAACAGAGACTTTCGATGGCTTTGAAATATTTCGCCCACGCACACTCTTTTCAAGTGATTTACAGACTATAGGAAATGGTTTGAACACAACCCAGAATAAGTTATTGAATGGTTGTGCTAGTGAAAAGGATGAGCTTGCTTTGGACTGGTTCTATGCGGTATCGAAAACCCCCCAAAAAAGTCATGTATTGACAGTTGACACATTATACGTGATGCCTGAATTGATAGACACGGCACCGAACTCAGAGTTTCGGTATGTTTTTTCGGAAATTTTGTACCCTGTAGCACAAGTTTCACCTTGGACATTATTGCATAGAATTTACCATAGGAGTTGGTCTCTTGTGACAGGGAATAAACACGAAAATTCATTGAAACAAATGATTAGGTCAATGTCTTGCAAATGGGCCTTCGATTTTATCAAGTTCGGTGAGAATAAAGTGATGGTTACACCCTCGAAGAGTCCTAATGGATTAGTTGAATTTCCAAGTAAAGAACAGTTGATAGAGCCTCTGCTTATTGTTGAACGTAGACAAGATAAGGATATGATTGGTGGATATAGGTACAATTTGCACGTTGCGTCAGTAAAGACGAGTGATTTTGTTCGGGAACAATGGGAAAAACTACCTGAAGGCGGAGAAAAGAGAACATTTTGTCCACAAGTTGTCGATGCTCGAGGCAGAGATGGTATTATCCTCTTAGTTTTTTTGCCGGTGGATAAACACCAAAGGCCATTGGTAAaagaatgcatttttatgcAAAGGAGCTGTTATAAAGTGTTTTTTGTATTAGTTCCGGTGTTTAGTGTGTTTAGCGGCTATCCGGTTGTTGTGAAAACTTACGCTATTTTAAGAATGATTGAACAGATTTGTGCCGTGACCAGAGCTATGGATATGAACTTCTTTGCAGCGgacagtacgatggtaaaatgtgtgaaaggTGTGGAATACAGTGATTCTGATCCAAATAAGCTAACTGGCAGTATTGAACCAGTTTATTTTAGTAATGCCATTAATTCGGATGTGCAGATGTCTGTTGTTACGGATACTGATGATGCTATTATTTCCGGTGATAAGAGTGCTTCTGTTGCTTGTAATGAGACAACCGGAACTAGATTCACAGTTGCTGATTGTGTTAAAAAGTTGATTCGAATGAAATGTCAAGGTAAATTAAAAACACCTTTTGATTTACAAGGAGAAATGCATGAACTTCAAAGTGGAAAAAAGCGACAAGGTGAATCCAGTGATACCGCAAGAAAAAAGGCACGAACTGGTTCGGATTCTGATTAG